A stretch of DNA from Phenylobacterium koreense:
GACGTGAAGTCGTACATCTGCGAGACCATCGGGGTCTCGACGCTCTCGCCGGTGCCCAGCACGTAGACGGGCTTGTGCGGGAAGTCCTTGGCCCGGTCGGCGCTGGTCAGGATCAGGGCGCCGCCGCCGTCGGTGACGAGGCAGCACATCAGCATCCGGTAGGGCCAGGCGATCATCGGCGAGTTCAGGACGTCGTCGACGGTGATCGGGTCCTTGAAGCTGGCGCGGGGGTTCTTGGCCGCCCACTCGCGCTGGATGACCGACACCATGGCCAGGTCTTCCTCGGTCACGCCGTAGGTCTTCATGTAGCGAAGCACCGGCACCGTGAACATGGTCGGCGGCGAGGTGACGCCGAAGGGCATCTCGAACTGGCCCATGAGGCTGGAGGCCGCACGGCCGAAGCCGCCGACGCCGACCCGCGACTTGCCCGATTCCCCGTGGGTGATCAGGATGGTCTTGGCCAGGCCGGCGTTGATGGCGGCCGCGGCGTGGCGGACGTGCAGCATGAACGAGCAGCCGCCGACCGAGGTGCCGTCCGCATAGGTCGGCTTGATCCCCAGATAGTGCGCGAGCTCGACCGGGCTGATCCCGGCAGTGGCCACGCCGTCGATATCGGCGGGCGTCAGGCCAGCGTCAGCCATGGCGTTAAGGGCGGCGTCGGCGTGCAGTCCAATGACCGACACGTCCGGAATCTTGCCCATCTTCGTGGTTTCCGCGGCCCCGACGACCGCGACGGACTTAGGTTGCATATTGTCAGCCCCTCTTACGACTTGGCCGGTTGGAAGAAGGGCAGCGAGATGGTGTCGCTGAACTTTTCGAAGACGACCTCGAGCGGCATGTCGAGGACCAGCGCCTCAGGCGTCTGCGGGCAGTTGACGATGTTGGTCATCATGGTCGGGCCTTCCTCGAGCTTCACCACCGCGATGGCGTAGGGCTCGGTCCCCATGTCGGGGCGAGGCCGGTGGTTGATCACGTAGGACCACAGGACGGCCTTGCCGCTCGCCTTGAAGACTTCGACGTCGCGGGAGCCGGTCTTCGGGCAGAACGGGCGCGGCGGGAAGTAGGCTTCGCCGGTGGCCTTGTTGCGTTGCAGGAGCAGTTCGCCCCGGGCCGCCCCGTCCCAGAAATGCTGGGTCTCGGGCGTGGGTTCAGGCAAGATTCTCGCCATCTGGAAATTCGTCCCCAATCAAAATCGACGTTTGGAAATTGGCCCGCCGCGAAGCAGGCGCGGCAGCAAAGCCCGAGATAGGGGTGGTTGTCGATCCTGAGCGTGGGGTTTTCTCTAAAGAACTGGCCCGTTGGCCACGACCTAGCCTAATCGCGAGAGCCACCAGAGGAACCCCCATGTCCGATCCCTACGATCTCGCGAGGTTCATCGACGCTCAAGGGCCGGTCATCGACGAGGCGCGGGCGGAGCTGACGGCGGGGCGCAAGGCCAGTCACTGGATGTGGTTCGTCTTCCCGCAGATCGCAGGCCTGGGCGAGAGCGCCATGTCCCGGCTCTATGCGATCGGCTCGGCGGTCGAAGCGCGGGCCTATCTGGCCCATCCGGTGCTCGGCTCGCGGCTGCGGGACCTGACCGAACTGGCGTGCGAGATCCCTCAGCGGACCGCCCGGGAGGTGTTCGGCAGTCCGGACGACATGAAGTTCCGCTCCTGCATGACCCTCTTCCACGCCGTCGCGCCGCAGGAGACGGCCTTTACCACCGCCTTGGCGCGATACTTCGGTGGCGAGGAAGACGCCAGGACCCTGGCGATTCTCGCAGGCCTCAAGCCTTAGCGCGGCCGCTCGCGGTAGCGGATCAGGGCTTCCTGGGCGACGGAGGCCACCAGCTTGCCCCCTTCGTCGAAGATCGAGCCCCGGTTGAAGCCACGTCCGCCGGAGGCCGAGGGGCTGTCCTGCACATAGAGGTGCCACTTGGTGAAGTCGGTGGCGTGGTGAAACCACAGGGCATGATCGAGGCTCGCCACCTGGCCGGTCCCACCCTCCACCGCATGCGGACGCAGGGACGTGTCCAGCAGGGTCATGTCCGAGGCGTAGGCCAGGGCGCACTGGTGCACGTTGGGGTCAGAGCCCAGTGGATCGCGCGCGCGGAACCAGACCGACTGGTTCGGCTCCATCACCGGCGCCTTGCCCGGGCCATAGGGCATCGGGTCGACCGGACGGATCTCGATGGGCCAGGTGCGGCGCGGCTCGGTCTGGCCGGCGGCCTTGCGTAGCTCGTCCTCGTCCAGCAGCCCTTCGGGGCTGGGCGCCTTGGGCATCTCGATCTGATGCTCGAAGCCGGTCTCCGGCGTCTGGAAGGAGGCGGCGAGATTGAAGATCTGCTGGCCGTGCTGCAGGGCCGTGACCCGCCGCACCGAGAACGAGCCGCCGTCGCGGACCCGCTCGACCTTCAGGAGGATCGGAATCTTCGGGTCGCCGCCGCGGATGAAATAGGCGTGCATCGAGTGGCAGGTCCGCGCCTCGACCGTGCGATAGGCGGCGGTCAGCGCCTGGGCCACCACCTGGCCGCCATAGATGCGGCGGGTTTCGCCCTGGGGCGTGTGCCCGCGGAACATGTCCAGGTCGATGGGTTCGATGTCCAGGATGCGGACCAGTTCACTCGTCATCTAAGGGCCTTCAGAAGGTCGGGACCGGCATGTCCTTGAGGCGCGGCGCGATCCGGTCCTTGTCGGACAGGATCGCCTCCCCGCTGAACGGCCAGTCGATGCCGACGTCCGGATCGTTCCAGAGCAGGGCGCCCTCGGTTTCCGGCGCATATTGGCCATCGACCTTGTAGAAGAGCTCGCAATTGTCCGTGAGGGTGCAGTAGCCGTGGGCGAAGCCGCGCGGGACCAGCAGTTGCTCGCCGCCGTCGGCGGTCAGCTTGGCGCCGACCCACTTGCCGAAGGTGGGCGAACCGGCGCGGACATCGACGGCCACGTCGAAGATCTCGCCGCGCAGCACGCGCACCAGCTTGGCCTGCGGATGAGGCGCCTGCTGGAAGTGCAGCCCGCGCACCGTGCCAGCCTTGGCGTTGAAGGCCTGGTTGTCCTGCACGAAATCGTGTTCGATCCCGGCCGCCGACAGCGTGCGGCGGCTCCAGGTCTCGGAGAACCAGCCCCGCGCATCGCCATGGCGCTTTGGCGTGATAAGCAGGACCTCGGGGATTGAAAGCGGCGTGATCGACGTCATGGCTACCCGCAAGTTGGAAACCGCCACCGCATGAACGACCGCGCGCAGGAAGACAAGTCGCCAGCGCCCGCAAGCGTCCAAGTCACGGTCTGCATCATCGCTTACAATTCAGGCCCGACCCTGCGCGATTGCCTCCGTTACCTGGAGGCCCAGACCTTCCGCGACTTCGAGGCCCTGGTGATCGACAACGCCTCACCCGACCCGGGCGACGCGGAGATCGCGGCCGAATTCCCCTTCGCCCGCCTGATCCGCAACGATGAAAACCTCGGCTTCGCCGGCGCGGGCAACCAGGGCGCGCGGCTGGCCCGCGGGCGCTGGTTCGTGCTGCTGAACCCCGACGCCTATGCCGAGCCGGACTGGCTGGAGCAGTTGATCAACGCCGCCGCGCGCTATCCGAAGGTGCGGTCCTTCACCTCCCGTCAGGTGATGACCGAAGTTCCCGGCCACCTGGACGGCCTTGGCGACGTCATGTCGATCACCGGCATCCCCTATCGCGGAGGGTATCTGCAGCCCGATCCGGGAAATGTGCCTGAAGGCGAGGTCTTCTCCCCCTGCGGCGCGGCGATGATGATCGACCGCGAGCTCTTCCTCGATCTGGGCGGGTTCGACGAGTTCTTCTTCTGCTATTCGGAGGACGTGGACCTCGGCTATCGCCTGCAACTCGCCGACGAGCCGACCCTGCTGGTCCCCGGCGCCACCATCGGCCACGTAGGCTCGGCCTCCAGCGGCGGGCGCAAGTCTGAGTTCGCGGTGTTTCACGGCACCCGCAACCGCTTCTACGTGGTCTACAAGGACACGCCCTGGCCGCTGCTGCCGTTCGTCGTGCCGCTGCACCTGTTCTGCGTGGCCTACATCTCCAGCCGGCGCGAGAACCACCCGCACGCGCCCCTCGTCTGGCGCGCCTTCAAGGAGTCGTTGAAAGGCCTGCCCGTCATCCTGAAAAGCCGCCGCGCGGTGCAGCGGCGGCGGCGGGCCAGCACCCTTCAGATCGCCCGCGCCATGACCTGGAACCCGCGCGACCTCTTCGGCCGGCGCCCGGTCATCCGGCCCCTGCGGCCCACTCGATCAACCGCGCCATGAAGGCGCCGCCGCGCTCCATCTGACTGCGCTCGACATACTCGTTCGCCTGGTGCGCCTGGTCGATGGAGCCCGGCCCGCAGATGACGGTGGAGAACCCCGCCTGCTGGAACTGCCCGGCCTCGGCGGCATAGGGCACGACGCGCGCCGGGCCATTGTCGCCGGCCAGCCTGCGGGCGAAAGCCTCGGCGGCCCCGTCCTGCTCAGGCGAGAGCGGCGGCGTGCCCGAGCGTTGCACGACCTTGGCCCCGGCCTCGGCGAACAACGCTTTCAGCCGCCGGTCCAGTGCCTCGACCTCGGCATAGAAAGGGGCGAGCACCTTCAGCGGGTCCTGGCCCGGCGGGCAGCGCAGGTCGAACTGGAAGGCGCATTCGCGAGCCAGGATGTTCCCCGCCGTGCCGCCGTTCAGCAGGCCGATGGTGAGCGTGGCGTGCTTGGGGACGAAAGGAGAGGCCGGGTCGGCTTCCTCCTCCAGGCGACGGGCGAGCGCTCTGAGCGAGGCCAGCAGCGGGATCGCCTCCATCACCGCCGAGACGCCCAGGTGCGTCTGGCTGGAGTGGGCCTCCTTGCCGTTCACCGTGACCGTAAAGGTGGCGATGCCCTTGTGGCCGGACACGGCTTCCATGTTGGTGGGTTCGCCGACCACCACCAAGGCCGGGCGCGGCAGTTCGGCGCCGATCGTGCGGATCATGTCCGGCGCGCCCAGGCAGCCGATCTCCTCGTCGTAGGAGAAGGCCAGATGCACCGGACGCCTGAGCCCGGCGGCGACCAGGTCCGGCGTTGCGGCCAGCGCGAGCGCCAGGAAGCCCTTCATGTCGCAGGTTCCGCGGCCATAGATCCGGCCGTCGTCCTTCGGCGTCAGCTTGAAGGGGTCGGTCGACCAGGCCTGACCGTCCACCGGCACGACGTCGGTATGGCCCGAGAGCACCACCCCGCCCTCGATGGCCGGGCCAATGGTGGCGATCAGGTTCGATTTGCTGCCGTCCGCGTTGGGCACGCGGCGGTGGGCGACGCCGTGCCGGTCGAGATAGGACTCGACCCATTCGATCAGGGCGAGGTTGGAGAGCCTGGAGGTGGTGTCGAAGCCCACCAGGGTTTCGAGAATATCCAGGGCGCGCAGCGTCAAGCTTTCGGCGGATGACATGGGCGCGAGCCTAGCTCCTGGACGTGTGAGGTTCCAGGCTCGCCGGATGCCCCCTCAAGAAGGGGAGGATCTCAGGCCGGCGAGTTGGCCAGCTTCCGGCGCTCGGTCGAGGCGACCAGTTCGGCCCAGATGGCGGCCTGGAGATCGGTTGCGCCGCGGTGCTCGGCCCGGGCCTGCAGTTCGATCAGGGCCGCGCGCAGGGTGTCGTTGGCCGCCTTCAGCGACGAGATGCGCAGGTCCTCGTCGGCCGCGGAGGCCAGGTCGAAGAAGTCCAGCCCGATGGCCGGCCCCCGCGCCAGGAGAGTCCGGATCGCGCGGTTTTCCTCGAACAGGCGGGCGGCCATACCATCCCAGACCTCGGCGGCCATACCCAGTAGCGCCGCCGACAGACCCAGCGAACTGGCGCGGTCGGCGGGATGAACAGACGGATCGGCGTTGCGGACGGCGATGCCGGCGATCTCGGCGAGGACGGCAGGAACAGCAGGGGTCATAGGCGTCCCATCACTTTCAGAATGGCGCGATCCTGGGCGTTCTGCAGGGCCCAGGGCGGATAGGCCATGATCGGCTCGCGGTTGCCGCCGTCGATCCAGGCGCGGGCCGAGGATATCCAGATCGCCTGGCCCTTCACGCAGTTGAACAACTCCCACCAGTGGAGCGCGTCGGGGTCGGC
This window harbors:
- the rfbC gene encoding dTDP-4-dehydrorhamnose 3,5-epimerase, with product MTSITPLSIPEVLLITPKRHGDARGWFSETWSRRTLSAAGIEHDFVQDNQAFNAKAGTVRGLHFQQAPHPQAKLVRVLRGEIFDVAVDVRAGSPTFGKWVGAKLTADGGEQLLVPRGFAHGYCTLTDNCELFYKVDGQYAPETEGALLWNDPDVGIDWPFSGEAILSDKDRIAPRLKDMPVPTF
- a CDS encoding glycosyltransferase family 2 protein, whose product is MNDRAQEDKSPAPASVQVTVCIIAYNSGPTLRDCLRYLEAQTFRDFEALVIDNASPDPGDAEIAAEFPFARLIRNDENLGFAGAGNQGARLARGRWFVLLNPDAYAEPDWLEQLINAAARYPKVRSFTSRQVMTEVPGHLDGLGDVMSITGIPYRGGYLQPDPGNVPEGEVFSPCGAAMMIDRELFLDLGGFDEFFFCYSEDVDLGYRLQLADEPTLLVPGATIGHVGSASSGGRKSEFAVFHGTRNRFYVVYKDTPWPLLPFVVPLHLFCVAYISSRRENHPHAPLVWRAFKESLKGLPVILKSRRAVQRRRRASTLQIARAMTWNPRDLFGRRPVIRPLRPTRSTAP
- a CDS encoding acyl-CoA thioesterase, whose translation is MTSELVRILDIEPIDLDMFRGHTPQGETRRIYGGQVVAQALTAAYRTVEARTCHSMHAYFIRGGDPKIPILLKVERVRDGGSFSVRRVTALQHGQQIFNLAASFQTPETGFEHQIEMPKAPSPEGLLDEDELRKAAGQTEPRRTWPIEIRPVDPMPYGPGKAPVMEPNQSVWFRARDPLGSDPNVHQCALAYASDMTLLDTSLRPHAVEGGTGQVASLDHALWFHHATDFTKWHLYVQDSPSASGGRGFNRGSIFDEGGKLVASVAQEALIRYRERPR
- a CDS encoding thiolase C-terminal domain-containing protein gives rise to the protein MQPKSVAVVGAAETTKMGKIPDVSVIGLHADAALNAMADAGLTPADIDGVATAGISPVELAHYLGIKPTYADGTSVGGCSFMLHVRHAAAAINAGLAKTILITHGESGKSRVGVGGFGRAASSLMGQFEMPFGVTSPPTMFTVPVLRYMKTYGVTEEDLAMVSVIQREWAAKNPRASFKDPITVDDVLNSPMIAWPYRMLMCCLVTDGGGALILTSADRAKDFPHKPVYVLGTGESVETPMVSQMYDFTSSTAFKISGKKAFDEAGIKHSDVDHLMIYDAFAHLPLYGLEDLGFVKPGEAKDFIRERNTAIGGKLPLNTNGGGLSYMHSGMYGMYALQESVRQMRGIAPAQVEGAKISVCHGVGGMFAASGTIIFTNEK
- a CDS encoding DUF1810 domain-containing protein — encoded protein: MSDPYDLARFIDAQGPVIDEARAELTAGRKASHWMWFVFPQIAGLGESAMSRLYAIGSAVEARAYLAHPVLGSRLRDLTELACEIPQRTAREVFGSPDDMKFRSCMTLFHAVAPQETAFTTALARYFGGEEDARTLAILAGLKP
- the argE gene encoding acetylornithine deacetylase, with translation MSSAESLTLRALDILETLVGFDTTSRLSNLALIEWVESYLDRHGVAHRRVPNADGSKSNLIATIGPAIEGGVVLSGHTDVVPVDGQAWSTDPFKLTPKDDGRIYGRGTCDMKGFLALALAATPDLVAAGLRRPVHLAFSYDEEIGCLGAPDMIRTIGAELPRPALVVVGEPTNMEAVSGHKGIATFTVTVNGKEAHSSQTHLGVSAVMEAIPLLASLRALARRLEEEADPASPFVPKHATLTIGLLNGGTAGNILARECAFQFDLRCPPGQDPLKVLAPFYAEVEALDRRLKALFAEAGAKVVQRSGTPPLSPEQDGAAEAFARRLAGDNGPARVVPYAAEAGQFQQAGFSTVICGPGSIDQAHQANEYVERSQMERGGAFMARLIEWAAGAG
- a CDS encoding Zn-ribbon domain-containing OB-fold protein; amino-acid sequence: MARILPEPTPETQHFWDGAARGELLLQRNKATGEAYFPPRPFCPKTGSRDVEVFKASGKAVLWSYVINHRPRPDMGTEPYAIAVVKLEEGPTMMTNIVNCPQTPEALVLDMPLEVVFEKFSDTISLPFFQPAKS